In one Mycobacterium heckeshornense genomic region, the following are encoded:
- a CDS encoding type II toxin-antitoxin system VapC family toxin encodes MPASGKKATVLVDTSVAVALVVADHDHHENAFHALRDRRWGLAGHAAFETFSVLTRLPPPARRTPATVAQLLAKSFPETRFLGPQAAASLLAALGTAGIAGGSVYDALVGAVAHEHRLTLATRDHRALEVYRALDVDAELIT; translated from the coding sequence ATGCCGGCCAGCGGTAAAAAAGCGACGGTTCTCGTTGACACGAGCGTCGCGGTCGCACTGGTGGTCGCCGATCACGACCACCATGAAAATGCCTTCCACGCGCTACGTGACCGGCGCTGGGGACTCGCGGGCCACGCTGCGTTCGAGACGTTCTCCGTGCTGACCCGCCTACCGCCGCCGGCTCGCCGGACGCCGGCGACCGTGGCACAGTTGCTTGCCAAGTCGTTCCCCGAAACCAGATTTCTCGGCCCCCAGGCCGCGGCCTCGCTCTTGGCCGCACTCGGCACTGCAGGCATCGCGGGCGGGTCGGTCTACGACGCGCTCGTCGGCGCCGTCGCCCACGAGCACCGGCTCACGCTCGCGACCCGCGACCATCGTGCGCTCGAGGTCTACCGGGCGCTCGACGTGGACGCTGAGCTGATCACTTGA
- a CDS encoding AbrB/MazE/SpoVT family DNA-binding domain-containing protein, with the protein MRATIDKAGRLVIPKPLRDHLGLRPGEVEVTTDGAALRVEPIAGDSLDEREGRLVIPAGGVDINDDLVRALRDAGQR; encoded by the coding sequence ATGCGTGCAACCATTGACAAGGCAGGACGCTTGGTTATTCCAAAGCCGCTCCGCGACCATCTGGGCCTGAGGCCCGGTGAGGTGGAGGTGACCACTGATGGCGCGGCACTGCGCGTCGAGCCGATCGCCGGCGACTCGCTCGACGAGCGCGAGGGCCGTCTTGTCATACCCGCCGGCGGCGTAGACATCAACGACGACCTCGTCCGGGCCCTGCGCGATGCCGGCCAGCGGTAA
- the nadD gene encoding nicotinate-nucleotide adenylyltransferase: MQKRRRRLGVMGGTFDPIHNGHLVAASEVADLFALDEVVFVPTGQPWQKDRHVSAAEDRYLMTVIATASNPRFSVSRVDIDRGGPTYTKDTLRDLHAINPDCELYFITGADALTSILSWQDWADLFAMARFIGVSRPGYDLGREHLAEVLDGLPDDALTLVEVPALAISSTDCRRRAEEHRPLWYLMPDGVVQYVSKRRLYSKPGDQA; encoded by the coding sequence GTGCAAAAGCGGCGTCGCAGACTCGGCGTGATGGGTGGGACGTTCGACCCCATCCACAACGGCCACCTGGTCGCCGCCAGCGAAGTAGCCGACCTGTTCGCGCTCGACGAAGTCGTCTTCGTGCCGACCGGCCAGCCCTGGCAAAAAGACCGGCACGTCAGCGCCGCCGAAGACCGTTACCTGATGACCGTCATCGCCACCGCCTCCAATCCCCGCTTTTCGGTCAGCCGGGTCGACATCGACCGCGGCGGCCCCACCTACACCAAAGACACCCTGCGCGATCTGCATGCAATCAACCCGGATTGCGAGCTGTACTTCATCACCGGCGCCGACGCACTGACATCGATTCTGTCGTGGCAGGACTGGGCGGACCTGTTTGCGATGGCGCGGTTCATCGGGGTGAGCCGGCCGGGCTACGACCTGGGCCGCGAGCACCTCGCGGAGGTTCTCGACGGCCTGCCCGACGACGCCCTGACGTTGGTCGAGGTGCCCGCGCTGGCGATCTCGTCGACGGACTGCCGCCGCCGTGCCGAGGAGCACCGCCCGCTGTGGTACCTGATGCCCGACGGCGTCGTCCAATACGTGTCCAAGCGACGGCTGTACAGCAAGCCGGGGGACCAGGCGTGA